A segment of the Amia ocellicauda isolate fAmiCal2 chromosome 5, fAmiCal2.hap1, whole genome shotgun sequence genome:
GACTAGTAGATGAAAttcaaattgattttaattgcacCCCCCTCCgccaaatattattattattgttagagATGACTACATGTTTTTGATTTCAGTCATGGCAGACGACGCTCTCTTTGAGTTTCTTCATATGGAGATGGTGGATCATGTCTACAACGTTCACACCTCGaaggaggagagggagcaggTACTGGATATATGTTTGATCCCCCCTTCTTCTGTAGTACTGTTTGAAAATACCATAAAAAGCAAtcatggttaaaaaaaacaaaaaaataaaaacattttgcagaCACCTTATTTCTGGAAATCTGGGATACTTGCACTTACCCACATATAACCAAGAGCTGTACACATCTGTGCCACATTGAAATTCGCACAGTAATAAGTGACAGCTGTCTTTCGATGAATAAAATGTACCTTTCAACactgttttgcttttctttcttcaggAAAGGGGAAGTTGCATCTCCATATTGGAGGGCATGGGTTTCCGAGTAGGACAAGGACTTATTGAAAGGTATGAGAGGAGCGAGTTGATAAGTAGCGAATACTGTCCTCAATTACTTTTGAAGTAactttgtaaaaacaaattgattctaaatatgttgtttttgaGGTAAAGGGAACAAGGCTGTTTCAGTTTGCCTATGAACCAAAGATGTCTATATCCCTTTGTAACCAGCACTTCCCTCGTTTCCACACAAGTCCACAGATGAATTAAGTCACCCATGCAGACCAAGGCAGAGCCCACTTAAATCACTGTTATCACAGGCGCCCATTGTGTGGCAAGCCTTAGAGACCCAGACAACCAGTGGAATTTGGTGCTGTTCTATGACAAATTGCAAGCATGCAATCTTGTGTTAGGCTACTGATCTAACTAGCTATTCCAGGTGTATGGGGCGTTGCTAATGGCGTTTTTTACAGGTTGAGCCATTTGGAAGCCCCCAGGTTAATCCTGTTTATTTCAAATTATAAACCCCTACAGAGAAGTGTCAGAGCAGCAACATTATGCTGAGAGACCCTGAATCACAGCTTTATTGACTTTGTCTGTTGGCGTTTTTTGGATTCACTCCTGTCATTTGCTGCTTGACATTAGCCAGAAAGATTAGTTTTTTCCCCATCACATCCTTCAATCAGCTTGTTTCTATATTTGTATTACCTCCCTGCAATTGATGAACACCTGTTTGTGCCAAATTCTTCTTTCATCAAGCACATTTGATTTTTGTAATTTGAAGCCATGTCTCACTGTCAGGCATGGTTTTCATAATTTCTCCCCTTCAAGGTTTACCAGAGACACCCCTTCTTTCAAGGACGATTTAGACATCATGAAGTTTCTCTGTAAAGACTTTTGGATAAACGTCTTCCGAAAACAGATTGACAACCTGCGGACTAACCATCAGGTAGACTCATTTTGAGCTCCATTATGTGGGAGTAGCTGTCATTTACCACATGATGGTACTGGATCTGATGCTTGCCAAGCTGGGAATCAAATAAAGCATAACTTAATTTTGAGACATCTGTATTGGAAAACAAATAAGACAGTTTGACCCATCTCGTAATTTTAAGCTGCAGGGTACAATATGATACAACACCAGGCGTTGGATATTTGAAGGTAATGTTATGAATTTGCATATATAGGTGGGTGGAATTGAAATGATATTAAATTATGGTGTATCTGCTTCGTCAGTACAATTTATATCAGAGCCTGCAGCTTGAATATACTGAATGGATCAATCTGCTATACAATGGGAGTTTTATTTGCTCCCCTGCACTTATGCACTTTAGGCCAACAAAGTTTTATACCTGATCATGCCTATTAGTATTCTGGGTATATAACATGCTAGAAAGTGCATTAGAACAGTGCCCAAGGGACTACATTTCAAAGGCCTAATAAATCACTAGACATGCTAAATATCATTATTTTACTATGCCCTAAAATCCTATAAAGACAGGCATAGAGCAGCAGGCTGAGATCTATTCACACTAACTGCGACTGTCTGGGAATGGGTGTCTTGCATGTGAATCACGTATGATAAAAACATGAATCTTTACAACTCATAATGATAAAGAGCACCCCAAGGgttctttttcatttatttttgtatctggGTGTCTGTTCTGTTTTCTTGATGGATATGTAAATGTGAGAAACAGTATTCCTTACCATTTGACACTTTGACAGGAGATAAAGTTTATTAAGCCTACGGGCAATGGTATATTGTAGTCCAGTCAATGGTATTTCAGGATGAGGTTAAAAAGTCAGTGCATCTTCATTTAGTGAAGTGAATGAAATTGGAATGAATGTAGCAATTGTTAATGAGCTTTCTTTCCCACTCTGGGTTTagcttaaatattttttttcttcttccaaacATATGTGAGATATTTGTCTGCTGTCCTTACAGGGGACATATGTCCTACAAGATAACCGGTTCCGCCTTCTGACTCAGTTCTCCAACAGCAAGCAGTATTTGGAGGAAGCTCCGAAAGTAAGCCTTACATTTGTCATTTTACAATTTCAGAATTTCAGAAATCAACGGTCTCAAACAGAATTGAATCAAATCAACAGCCCATTGCAATAGCAAAATGCGGCATTTTGATGACAGATATTCATTAAGTAGAAGGATTTCTTTCTTCCAAGAACTTGTCATTTCAATAGCCATTTCCAACTTTGGTTTGGCATGACTTATTTTAGTTGTAAAGTTGCAGTATATGTAATGGTGTgaggtgtttattttttctatcattacttttgttttttgtaggtCAGTTTACTTTTTGTATCTTGCAATCACAATCTCAAATCACAAAACACATAAAGGAAATACACCCAGcattgtgaaaaacaaacaaagatcaAATGTACTAGAATTTAAATCTGGGTCAAAGATTTCACTACGGCTGGGCTGGTTACAAATTGATAGGttgcctgaaaaagaaagacagccactaccaaatgggaagagccttctgacctgccaatcagtgaaagcatgtaccaaagctgaccaataggggccctgctggcaggaggaagaaaaGTTGAGTGACCCCTGAAGGGtgatggctgtctttctttttcaggtaaCCGGGGTTATGACAATAACCcatcgttccctttcaaatcgaaagactgTCATTACCAAAttggaagactataccagagctgtcgtgagtcctgacacctgatttaagctgagatgtgttcaggcatgagAATgttagcagtctcataggtgagctGGATCGCGTCCGCCACCCAGTGTGCCAGTCATTGTTTTGAAACCGCCCTCCCTCCAATGGTGGACCCGTAGCAGACAAGCAGCTGGTCGGATTTGCGGCTGTGCACAGTTCTCTGCATATAGCACTTCAAGGCCCGgacagagtgtgtgtagtctgcagtcctcatccgatgtatgtggagggggatggaaagactccaggacaatcgGTTGATTAATGAGGAATGCCGACATgaccttgggcaggaaggccgGGTTTGTCCTGAGAGTGACTCTGTCATTTCTTCcggagaagatcagacaggctttatccacagacaaggtgtgaatttcactaattctccttgccTACGTTATTGCTACAAGGAAGGCTTCCTTGAGCGAGAGCAAGTGGAGCTCCATTGTGGaaatgggctcaaagggagcaccgctCAGTCCTTTCCAGTGAGTCCAGTGAGAGGCCGAATGGCAGCACACTAAAGTTGTACGCCTGGCCCTGGAAGGCAAATTGCAGGTATTTCCTGTGTGCTGGGAGGATGGGGACATGGAAGTAGGTATCCCTGAGATCTATTGACGTGAACCAATTGCCCAGCCGGACAGACTGGAGGATACGCTGTGCAGTCAACATGCAGAAgtttcttttcttcagaaacatgttgaggcccctcagaTCGAGAATGGGCCTGAAGCCTCCGTCCTTCTTTGGCACTAGGAAGTATCCTGAGTAGAACCCTGCTCGAGAGTCCTCTGCGGCCACTAGTTGTATCACTCGTTTCCGCCGCATCACAGAGATGATGGCATCTGTTTCGGGGCATCCGACAGTTGTGGTCAGCACCCCCCTGAAGGGAGGGGGGGgcagagtggaattggagggcGTATCCGTGGGTCATCGTCGTTCGCAtccaggagtcctgggtgcaAGCTTGCCATTGGTCGAGTCCAGACGGTCTGTTGGGGGGTGATGGGGGTGGTGATGGAGGCCATTTTGAGACGCTCCTGCGGTCTCCCTGGCCCTTAGGTCTCCAGCCAGAGAGCCTATTATTACCCCTCACCTGCAGCTAGCTTCGGCAGCGTTGTTCAGGCTGCGGGCCATTGGTCTGTTGTGCCTCGGAGGAGGCTTCGCTGGTCTTGGCCACTGCCTGTTGGGCTGCTGGTAGCTCCACTGGCGTTGTTGTGGATGCCTCCTAGCTTGCTGAAGATCTGCATAtttcaaagctgtctccttagCCTTAGACGACCACTCAATTGAAAGGTCCACCATCTCCCCAAACGTCTGGCCGGGGGTGATAGGAGCATCAAGAAGCACCACCTTCTCCGTGTCCTGGAGCTTGGCCTGCATGAGCCAGAGATGTCGTCGGGCTGCTACCATGGCTGCAAGGGATCTCCCCATGGCTTTCTCTCCCTCGGGCAGCAAATCCGTCATATATGTAGACACATGCTCCAACTCCTCCGCATCTCCCGCAGAGTGTCCCTCTCTCATTTGTCCTGCCAGGTGTCCCATGTAGAGGACTAGGATGGCCTGTGCATTGGCTGCCTGGACCGCTGAAGCTTTGGCGGAGTATGCTTTTTTGAGCATAGCGTTTGTGGTCCTGCACTGTTTGTTAGGACAAAGGGGTTCTTTGCCTAACAACGCATTAGCCTGTACCAGTCTGGCCGCTGAGTCTCCTATTGGTGGGAAGGATCCCAGGCCCTTCTGGTCCGCCCCCCCATTGCACACATCACGTCTGCCTGCCTGGAAGTCGTAGGAGCAGATGCTGGCAGGTTCCAGGTGGACTGGATAATGTCCACATAATCCTCGAAGAGGGGCAAGGCTTCCAAGGGTCTAGAGGCTTTTTCCCTCATAAGCTTATTTCTCGGTACCTCCTCCTGAGGGGACCAGGGAATCTCCACTGCCTCTGCTGCACGCCTCATCAGTGCCTTGAACTCTGCGCTCGGCCTGTGAATTGTTCAGAAACTGAACTTGCCTCCTCTGTCTCCCCAGTGTAGGATGGGGGATCCAAGATGGCAAGAAGCTACGTGGGAAAGCGTCTCCTCAGTTGGCAGCAGTAGCTGGGAAAAGAATGGGGCCTCCTGTCCTGATGGTAGCCGTGCCCACATGTTGTTCAGCATGCGCTGCTGACTGGCCAAGGTCTCCATCACTTCCCCAAATCAGCGGAGCACCGTGCTCTTAAACTCCTCCTCATCCTCTCTCCCGGAGGGAGGTGCCCCTTGCCTTCTAGGAGGAGGGGACCAGCATGGTGAAACTCGTTGCGGAGTAGAGCGCAGAGATGAGCGAGATCGGGACTGTCTATCCCTTGGGGATCTCCTTCTGGGGGAGCGTGGAGAATACCCTTGAGGAGGCAGAGAGGGGGAAGCAGACTGCACCCTCGCCGAGGAGGCCCTGGATGAGGACGATCGCCATCTGGCTTGTCGTTGCGGAGACACTTGCAGCGGGGGTTCTGCATGGGGCTGAACCTGCAGAAGAGCGGCGGGTAGAGCTTCCACTGTGACGGCCCGTTTAGGCTCTTGAAGACGGTGGGGAGTTCCTAGCCGGCCCTCTTGCGGCTTGCAGCCTCCGTCGCATTTCAGTGCTTGTTGGGCATGTTCGGCGCCCAGGCATCGGACACAGAGGTCATGCCCATCGTCAGGTTTGTCGAAGAGTCTTCTTGGTGCCTCGAAATCAATCGAAGTTGTCGATATCAAGGGTCGAGATGTCAAAAGAGTTGGACGAGGTCAATTGCTATGGTTGAGAGGTCGACAGCGGTGGTTGAGGTCGACGGGATGGTCGAGTAGTCGACATTGGGCATCGAGGTCGTCGCATTTGGTCGAGGGATTCAACAGCCTGGTCGAGATGTCGATGGAGTGGTCGAGAGGTCGATAGTTGGTTGAGAGGTCGACAGATGTTGATGTCGAGGGAGGTCGGTCGTGTTGATCTCGATGTACTGAACGGTTTAGACTTCTGCTGGCAGAGATCGAGTCAAGAGTGGAGATTGCCCCGACCGGGAGATGGGAAGAGAAGCGGGCAGGACGGTCAGCCGACCAAATCCGCATGAGACTGCTCCAGCCGGAGTAGCGTCGCTTTCTCACTCCTTCTACTTCCTTCACTCGAATGTGGAAAGAATGGTCCAGGAAGTAATGATCGCACAGCAGATCTCAATGGAGGGACTGAAGCCAGCTCCGAGCGAGACACCTCCGAAGAGAAGCAAAGCTCCAAGAGATAAACTCTGAAGAGCGCAAGGTGAAAAAAGAATTGGCAGGCAGCTGCAGtgaggaggagacttttcacagacgccgaGGGCAGGTCTTcttcctgccagcagggcccctatttggcagctttggtacatgttttcactgattggcaggtcagaaggctcttcccattcagtaatggctgtctttcgatttgaaagggaactccactttgtttgtttgaaaaacAAAGTTGGCCTGGGCAGATGCTGGATATTTTGAAAACACAACTGATAATTCACAAAATAGCAGGTATTGCACATTGTAGAAAAAAGGTGGCTTTAGCTAAgatgttctgtgtgtgtttgtttcccctCTCAGTACCTGGCCTACAGCTGTGGCATGGTGAGGGGAGCCCTGTCCAACTTGGGCATGGACAGCGTGGTCACTGCAGATGTTTCCACATTGCCAGCTTGTGAGTTTTAACCTCTTGACCTGCAAAATCCACATTCCCCACATGTTCTAGACCAGCGATTTCCAAACATGACCTGGTGTTCCTGTTAACAGTTGAGGTTTTCACCCCAGCCATCATCTGATCTTGTAATTGAACATCTGCTCTTCTTAATGTTGTTTTACACATCCTCAGCTGCTTTAAAATGGGAGACGCATGCATCCTATTTATGCAGTGCAAAGATGTGTAGATTTCAAATCAAATGATCAGGTTTTAGTAATAATGAACTAGTAAGGAGGGCCTAGTATCTAGTATCAGTGACTGGCAGGAGATGTCTTGCAAACAGtatgtgttaaaaaaataatacacataataaataaatgcaaagttcTGGGTTAATTATTTCATGTTTAACCCTAactaaaatacttttaaaaggaaacatacacacacacaaagttgtTAGTGATGTTTGTCAGGAAATACGTTTCATTGTTTGTCTGTCTGGATTTAGTTTTCtgattaattatttgttttaatctctTTCAGGTAAATTTCAGGTTGTGATTCAAAAGACTTAAAGGGGAGTTTTCATAATGTGATAATAGCGCTTCTCTAACTGGGGGGGAGCACGTGGAAATCcttcactgcaaaaaaaaaaagaagcaaaaGCCGAGCAAGGATGTCTGAATGGGCTTTTTAGAAACCAAGGACTTTCGTAGCGGAGAGGGACATGCAGgcaattaaggtgtgtgtgtgtctgagagtgagtgtgtgtgagacagacacagagtcaatGCCATACTTTTTATAACCACACACGCTGAATCACGGGCGGGAAGTCAAGCTGACCACATCTCTGCTCGCCcacttctgtttttgttgttgttgttaatgttgtttgtttgtttttacatgtaCAACTGTGATATGACAATTGAATaccactatttatttacttttcagaCTGTGATATGGCACCCTAGGGGATTGTAGCTTTGAAGTGGGAATCCTTTTTCTTCTATAGGATATTTAATCAATCTTAACAAGGTGTTTTAGTGTTCCAACAGCTTCTGCCAGGTTTTTATGTTAAGGTTAttgaataatttaatgtaatgtttctttttttaaatctaaatatcTCTTCACCATATGTCGCTGTATTTCCATCGAGGTGGCGGTAACCTTGTCTTTGGCTTGGTCGTGGGAATTTGAAGTGCTTTATGTGTGTCGTCTGTACAGTGCAGCAGTAATGAAGTAGTTTGAGAGTCAGTCTACCATATGGCGAATCTGCTGACGTGGTTTGATAGTGTAGTTTTTGATGACACTAGCAGAAATGAAACCTGTCTGCACTGGACGTGCATAGTAAAGCTGAGGGCAGAAAGCCTATGTTTCTATTACATCCACAAAACACCATATCAGAGTTAATCCGCACATCAGGGAAATTGATTCAGTGTTTCCAGGCAAGACCCATACAAAGTCAAATATGAAGAATCCGTGTACTGTAAAGCAAAGGAGAAGGATGCATTTGAGTTTATGGATTATAATGATTTGTTTCCCACTACTGCGATATCAAACAGTTAAAACCTCAACACGATTCCCCTTTTGTCTCTGTGGTGTTGCTTACTGAAATGATAGGCTTATTGAATGGTAACACAACTTTGTCCCTCTCTGCTACTAGTCCCTCACTGCTTGCATTTTGTGGTAAAAGTCATTGcactaattttaaaaataaagaaatgctgTTTTGTGTCCATTGTACAGGCTGGAGATTTCTGATCAATAGGAATTTCATTGCTGAGTTTCAAATTCTTATCTTGTCCCAACTAGAAATCAGGGATGCCCCACATTTGGGATTCAATTAAACTGTATGTTCAAGTCAATGTAAGGCGTTTTTTCCCCAGCTTGTTTTGTGTAGTATATTTTATTGACCACTAGGTGGCATGGCTGTGTAAGAGACCAGGAAACTTATGTCCAAAGCTGCTGTCTTTTCtgaacactggtgatgagtttTATTAAAAGGTATGCTTGACAGCCTCATTAAACAATAGTGTGCATGTTTTGTGATATCTGTGAGCACTCACCCCTACTGAAAGCTAGACTGAGTCCCACAATGGAAACTGACCCATTTCTGTTAATACATCTATTGGCCACATCTACAGTTTATACAGGAGCATGCAAATGTGTTAGAACATAGTTTTCATTTGTTGGGCGTGTAAAATACAACCACCGTAAAGGAAGAAACATAGAATCTTTTTTCATAGTAGGGAAATTGTGTAATGTCTTTTATGACTTCACTGCATTGATATGCCACATATGAAATCAATTGAGAACCGTCTGCCATGTGACATTTgaaaaacctgaacacaacATAAGTTTGTCTTTCTGTCTCATGAAACGGACATAATTGAGggctaattttgtgcagtgcatcTAATGAAATCACAAACAAGTTAGCTAAACCATACTGTTGTCTGATACTCCTTCGTACAGGAGTAACTCTGTCGGCTAGTCATTCACTGGGTCCTGTGTTTCTGATCTGAGCACTGGTCTGCCAGCTCGTGACAGGGGGGCAACTTTTTTCCAACAACACATAGATAATCGGTTTAGTCCCAGTCAATGTTGTTCTATTTGCTCAATGTCGAATCATCAATGGTTTccttttataattaataatgtttTCGTGGAGAATAGGGAGAGATGTAAAGTAGGGATAAGGACGACAAATATCTGATCATCTTATCCTGATTTTCACACAGGAATTAATTACACTCTAAAGCAGGGGCgtccaagtttttttttcccgATAATGGGCCACATGATCGGTAATCGGGGCATGTGCAAGGCGCTTTTTTATTGATAGCAGTGGTGATGTGTAGTCTGCTAGCATGACACCCAGCAGCAGTCAGTTACACAATGGTACTGTACTAGTTCATGTGTGTTAGCTAATTAGGTTAACAAAAATAACTGCTAAACAAGCTCAGGCATTTGGCGCTCAGGATGCATGTTGGATGCCCCTGCTCTAAAGGAAAGACTGCTGGTCAACAGTTAGTGGCCTGTGCACCTCATGATCGCTTGTTTTTTGCAGTGCCTGTGTCTTGGTCTTTGAGTTGCTGATCTTTGTGATGACTTTGTACATCTGCACCTGAAACCAGGCACTGAGGCCAAGCAACTGTTTTGATCACACCTTCTGCAGACATCCTGAAAGCTGTGATCAAAACAGTTGCTTGATAATTACATCTTAATTGCACATTATGAGCTCTGAGATAATGATACATAAGTTGCATCATCAAGAACAAATTTAAGCGGTCTACCTAACTGCAACGGTATAAAcctaatacacacaaaaaaaaagcaaaaactacagaaaaaaaagatagaaTATGGTTCACCGCAGAATGTACAGGAAACCATGCAAAGCTGGCACCCTAGAGCTGCAGTATTACTCATAATCGTAGAAGCTGTGTCTTAAATAATGTTTGATTTAAAACTTGATATTTAGTTTCCAGAAAATCAATTATGTTTCCCGGTAGATGCTTGCATCACAACAGTGATCCTTTGAGAGCTGAAACTGTGCATAGTGCTGAGGGGAAATGTTTGGCAAATGTATCGTGTATAGCAGTGTCACTTTTGCTTTTTGTCATTTCTACAGTCTGCAATTTTAAAAGATGAATGAGACCATGGCCTATTATGGGAAAATGACATTTGCCAAATACCTTTTCATTATTTCGGTACTGTTGTATTTCTCATTAACCACATCATTTCTCTGCAGGTTTGTTTTCCTTGATTGTATGCGGTGGCTTCAGAGGGCaatgcaaattattttgtttatactgTCTTGTTCGTTTCTTGTTGTTGTACGTAGTCTATAGGCTACATGCTCTGAAAATATAGAgggttttatatttttcaaaataaacatttatgtgAGGGAAATATAACTCgtcttttatttttgcttttttacTTAAGATTATTTGACGTTGTGGTTCTCCTTACAGTGGGTTTTTGCATAGAATGGCCTTTTAGGAAGTTAATTAGCCTTTTCAAACTGCTCAACTGAAGTACGTGCTATATCTAATGTTGTTTGACAGAGGTGCAAGCGTAAGTGTTAAGTCTTTTTTGTTTGGATATGATGGCCTAGTTCTGATGAAACATGTTAGGATTGCATTCTGTTAAACACAACCATGTCCAATGAAAATCTGTCTAGTCAAAGGGGCAATTTTAAAGAACTTTAATTTGTTTACAGATGTGCATATACTTGGGAGAAGTAAAGTTCTCTCCAATTCCTTTAGGTCTTCCAAAAGAGAGGTGTGAAGAGCCATTTTGCTGCACCAATTGTGTTCCCTCCCTCTTTGCATTGCAAATATGTGAAGACGAGCAGTCACATTAAAGATGAGTCAAGAGGGGAAAGTGTTAGATAAGGAGCTATAAATCTGGTATGAAATGTATACAACAGAACCGCACTGTATTGCTTGACAGTGTTCATTACTAAAAGAACtcgcccccccctccccctcggccaAGAGAATCCTACAGCGCTACCTTTAACGGAAACAATGCTACAGGGAACTTGATGCTTGCCGAAAGATCAAGCAGATTGTTCTTGGGGTAAAGGGGGTAAAAGGGAGGCAAGAGTTGATGCAGTGGCCACTGACATTGTGTCTGTGTCCATTTACACAACAAAAGCCCTGAGACGAGGGATTCTCACAGTTCTGAGGGAGGTACCTTCAACACtagtcctcctctctctctttttgttgttATCCCCTTTTGTGCCGAAGCGGGGATGTGCCCACCCCCGTGCATGTATGGGCCGCAGTGCTCGGGGACAGCTGTGGAGCAGCGGAGCGATCGCGGCACATTCTCATGCCCATGCAGCGGCCTGCTTTGCAACAATGTGATCAATAAAGTGGCGGACTTTATTTGGCGCTGCCGAtaattaacccccccccccacctcttctTTCACCCCCtgttcccctccccctcccttcctccccCCCTGCCCTACCAAAAGGTCCAGCTAATAGAATGGTCCCCCTGTGCATTTATCACAGTATGCTAGAGTTTAATCTATAGCTAATCATGGGAACTCATACCATGGGAACCCGGGTCGTGTAGGCCTGCCCTTTGCATGTTATGGAGAGGAATGAATACAATGCCAATGATCTAAAGCTTTCAGTcttcctgtttgtttatttgattgcttattttatttattcctgaAACACTGTACAAAAGGGAAGCTTGACCTGTGAAGAATAAAcgcttaatttaaatttaaagcaGTTTGGTCACTTTTCCTTAGTGGGAGAAGAAGCTGCTACACTCATCCTCTCATTGCTGGGTTTGGTTTCTAAATCTAAACTCTAAGTCTCCTTTTCCACTTTTTATTACATCAACCAAACGTacctattttgttttctttcttctaaGCGGGTAACCATTCCTATTGGGCCAAATCAGAAATATTTCTGCTATTTCGTGGCGACCCtggtttcttttgtgtttttgtccCGCAACCAGGCCCATTTAAAATGAGTCGAGTCATCAGCGCACATCTAATTCCTTAGGAGAGCACTTGCTGCTGTTTTGTTTCAGATTTACTCATTTTCTTTGGGGGTTTGTGAAGGGGTATTGAGGGTGGGGGCGAGAGGTATAAAAAAAACTCATTTTAATTATGGCTTTGGACTT
Coding sequences within it:
- the trappc6bl gene encoding trafficking protein particle complex subunit 6B, like isoform X1, which gives rise to MADDALFEFLHMEMVDHVYNVHTSKEEREQERGSCISILEGMGFRVGQGLIERFTRDTPSFKDDLDIMKFLCKDFWINVFRKQIDNLRTNHQGTYVLQDNRFRLLTQFSNSKQYLEEAPKYLAYSCGMVRGALSNLGMDSVVTADVSTLPAYLERSKTELPDAFAKRSRTVIAPSTIYQMQKRRKAHAIIYSYLGYFVVC
- the trappc6bl gene encoding trafficking protein particle complex subunit 6B, like isoform X2, with the protein product MADDALFEFLHMEMVDHVYNVHTSKEEREQERGSCISILEGMGFRVGQGLIERFTRDTPSFKDDLDIMKFLCKDFWINVFRKQIDNLRTNHQGTYVLQDNRFRLLTQFSNSKQYLEEAPKYLAYSCGMVRGALSNLGMDSVVTADVSTLPACKFQVVIQKT